From a single bacterium genomic region:
- the ruvA gene encoding Holliday junction branch migration protein RuvA, translating to MLHSLKGTLVDFEEDFAVIDVGGVRFQVEIPASTAGQLGASGDPAEVLTRLSFNANDGTFSLYGFATPMERDCFDVLTSMSGIGPRKALAILSQIEVAAFANAIVNKDIAYVGKIKGVGKKTAERLIVELREKMVPFMGSASAAPIVSSRPENVQDAIEALMALGCKQITAEKAIGAAIEILDESAPTEDLVREGLRHR from the coding sequence ATGTTGCACTCGCTCAAGGGAACGCTCGTCGACTTCGAAGAGGACTTCGCCGTCATCGATGTTGGAGGAGTGCGATTCCAGGTCGAGATTCCCGCCAGCACCGCGGGGCAACTCGGAGCATCCGGCGACCCGGCGGAAGTCCTCACCCGCCTCTCCTTCAACGCCAACGACGGGACCTTCAGCCTGTATGGCTTCGCCACTCCGATGGAGCGCGATTGCTTTGATGTCCTGACTTCGATGAGCGGCATCGGCCCGCGCAAGGCGCTGGCGATTCTTTCCCAGATCGAGGTCGCGGCCTTCGCCAACGCGATCGTGAACAAGGACATCGCCTACGTTGGCAAAATCAAGGGCGTCGGCAAGAAGACTGCCGAGCGCCTCATCGTCGAGCTGCGCGAGAAGATGGTGCCGTTCATGGGCTCCGCGTCCGCGGCTCCGATCGTCAGCAGCCGACCCGAAAACGTCCAGGACGCCATCGAGGCGCTGATGGCGTTGGGTTGTAAGCAGATCACTGCCGAGAAAGCCATCGGCGCCGCGATCGAGATCCTCGACGAAAGCGCCCCGACAGAAGACCTCGTCCGCGAAGGCCTGCGACATCGGTAG
- a CDS encoding endonuclease/exonuclease/phosphatase family protein, with amino-acid sequence MKRKLFGQVLVVALAAFFIGCAGQLPRNPAIVDSTQRDFKVGDTIKIVTWNVQHFVDPYDSPYIDNEFDNDMRGMSPERIDLFVEAIKRMDADVIVFEEFEKVAYLHELAEERFPEMEYWWFGGSESWSWHQNVVFMSRVPLGVFYDYSQATTPIEDWRDDDGRMHTQNFVNNRLFTLEVLPTHDYNFLLTGVHLKASSGPRNEGWRKGQIRFLRGEYDRVLSNYPDTNIVLMGDLNAEPDTKEFDFLLHGDGDGVQFVDPLGPEGAPTAPTANPRRRIDCILMNTNMAPELLEGSLGVAMPLSQEEMAIVSDHLPVSAEFRLNDQ; translated from the coding sequence GTGAAGAGAAAGCTGTTTGGACAAGTTCTGGTCGTGGCACTTGCCGCGTTTTTCATCGGCTGCGCCGGCCAGTTGCCGCGCAATCCGGCGATCGTGGATTCGACGCAACGCGACTTCAAAGTGGGCGATACGATCAAGATCGTTACCTGGAACGTTCAGCACTTCGTCGATCCGTACGACAGCCCGTACATCGACAATGAGTTCGACAATGATATGCGTGGCATGTCGCCGGAACGAATCGATCTGTTTGTTGAGGCCATCAAGCGCATGGATGCGGATGTTATCGTCTTCGAGGAGTTCGAGAAGGTCGCCTATCTGCACGAACTGGCAGAAGAGCGATTCCCCGAAATGGAGTACTGGTGGTTCGGCGGATCGGAGAGTTGGTCCTGGCATCAGAATGTCGTCTTCATGAGCCGCGTCCCGCTGGGCGTCTTCTATGACTATAGCCAGGCAACAACGCCCATCGAAGACTGGCGCGACGACGACGGACGCATGCACACACAAAACTTTGTGAACAATCGCCTGTTCACGCTCGAAGTGCTTCCGACCCATGACTACAATTTCCTTCTCACTGGCGTGCACCTGAAGGCCAGTTCCGGCCCACGCAATGAAGGTTGGCGCAAGGGCCAGATTCGCTTCCTGCGTGGCGAGTACGATCGTGTGCTATCGAATTACCCTGATACGAACATCGTCCTGATGGGCGACTTGAATGCCGAACCGGACACGAAGGAGTTCGATTTCCTTCTGCACGGCGATGGGGATGGCGTGCAGTTTGTCGATCCGCTGGGACCGGAAGGCGCACCGACGGCACCGACGGCGAATCCCCGTCGGCGTATCGACTGCATCCTGATGAACACAAACATGGCGCCGGAACTCCTAGAGGGTTCGCTCGGCGTGGCAATGCCGCTGAGCCAGGAAGAGATGGCAATCGTCAGCGATCACCTGCCCGTCTCAGCCGAGTTCCGCCTGAACGATCAATGA
- a CDS encoding thrombospondin type 3 repeat-containing protein has product MSYALALLLGVSGLFIPMESEIPVSRSQAALVSTTGAPDVAISDSGYVVSVWETEPPSGFNQNLVRFSLVDADGTLIKEEIVFGSGTPDVLYHNPAVDMATDGRFIVVAEVEDDTAGDTDIIGRPYAADGTPESSAFTVNSTSVVRNQYRPDVAMFPNGDFYVVWVEEFSASDTDIYHAIWFNSSTNPFAQYLAPTSLLSSPDLEDYPRIALDPGTLPIDSQEPSVVVGYSRPNPNNAIQEYVAQRLTNTGNTVGSAVAFSATDPTSMMFPGDVAMDDANGYVTVWLEGGEIFRRRFDKNGVAQNPSDLTAGPGFGTFHEGIRVGIDKLGDYLVGFDYFATVYGSEYNADDSTREVLLRPNCVRDLTMTSAAVDVSRNGVYAVIAWKTRFVYDYFVFNRRFQRVDPATDSDGDGIADSYEVLNDSDPNDPNSRPKVLDLNQDGRINTTDAITWYRHLIGGSPRTIPGAP; this is encoded by the coding sequence ATGAGCTACGCCTTAGCTCTTCTCCTAGGCGTGTCCGGCTTGTTTATTCCCATGGAGTCGGAGATTCCTGTATCACGAAGCCAAGCAGCCCTGGTCTCTACGACGGGCGCTCCTGACGTTGCCATCTCGGACAGTGGATACGTGGTCTCCGTCTGGGAAACAGAGCCACCTTCAGGCTTTAATCAGAACCTCGTTCGATTCAGTCTCGTCGATGCCGACGGCACGCTGATTAAAGAAGAGATCGTATTTGGCTCAGGAACGCCCGACGTCTTGTATCACAACCCAGCAGTCGACATGGCGACCGATGGCAGGTTTATCGTCGTTGCGGAGGTCGAAGACGATACGGCTGGAGATACCGACATCATCGGCCGTCCCTATGCGGCAGACGGCACGCCGGAGTCCTCCGCCTTCACCGTGAACTCCACTTCAGTTGTCAGGAATCAGTACCGGCCCGATGTCGCGATGTTTCCGAACGGGGACTTCTACGTTGTCTGGGTCGAGGAGTTCTCCGCCTCGGACACGGATATCTACCATGCCATCTGGTTCAATAGTTCCACGAATCCATTTGCTCAGTATCTTGCGCCCACTTCTCTTCTCAGTTCTCCTGATCTCGAGGACTATCCCCGCATCGCACTAGATCCGGGTACGCTCCCCATAGATTCTCAGGAGCCCTCGGTCGTTGTTGGATACTCGCGACCGAATCCCAATAATGCAATCCAGGAGTATGTTGCTCAGCGATTGACCAACACGGGGAACACCGTTGGGAGTGCCGTCGCCTTCTCTGCGACGGATCCGACGAGCATGATGTTCCCCGGAGATGTGGCGATGGATGATGCCAATGGGTACGTCACGGTGTGGCTCGAGGGCGGTGAAATCTTCCGCCGCCGCTTCGATAAGAACGGCGTGGCGCAGAATCCCTCCGACCTGACAGCCGGTCCCGGGTTCGGGACATTTCACGAGGGTATTCGCGTCGGCATCGATAAACTCGGCGATTATCTGGTCGGCTTCGATTACTTCGCAACCGTGTATGGCTCGGAGTACAACGCCGATGACAGCACTCGCGAAGTCCTGCTGCGCCCGAACTGCGTTCGCGATCTGACGATGACCAGCGCGGCTGTCGACGTCAGTCGGAACGGTGTTTATGCGGTGATTGCCTGGAAGACGCGCTTCGTCTACGATTACTTCGTCTTCAATCGCAGGTTTCAGCGAGTTGACCCTGCGACGGATTCCGATGGCGATGGAATCGCCGACAGCTATGAAGTCTTGAATGATTCCGATCCCAACGACCCGAATTCCCGCCCCAAAGTCCTGGACTTGAACCAGGACGGCCGAATCAATACCACCGATGCAATTACATGGTACCGGCATCTGATCGGCGGATCCCCAAGGACGATTCCCGGCGCGCCTTGA
- a CDS encoding class I SAM-dependent methyltransferase, with protein MTEDQIWAGAYKIPWNDPDFSRRMLKEHLTQDHDMASRRLDWIERQVAWIHRELLAEKASRVLDLGCGPGLYSRRLSELGHTVQGIDFGPASIEYAQQNNSHPSRCEFILGDIRESAFGGPHDLVMLLFGEMNVFSPAEIRAILVKARKSLDPAGGQLIAEAQTFASTYDSGHADASEYEAESGLFSDRPHRCRTVSHWFADAGVAMQEFTITDRESGEEEHFRSTTKAWKTEEFEALFAEAGFARAAPREDWPTNTDCLQLWHAELT; from the coding sequence ATGACCGAAGATCAGATTTGGGCAGGCGCCTACAAGATTCCGTGGAACGATCCGGACTTCAGCCGCCGAATGCTTAAGGAGCACCTGACGCAGGACCACGATATGGCAAGTCGTCGCCTCGATTGGATCGAGCGTCAAGTTGCGTGGATTCACCGTGAGCTTCTGGCCGAAAAGGCATCACGCGTTCTCGATCTCGGCTGCGGGCCGGGATTGTATTCGCGCCGGTTGTCGGAGCTGGGACACACGGTGCAGGGCATCGACTTCGGGCCAGCCTCGATCGAGTACGCTCAACAGAACAACTCTCATCCCTCGCGGTGTGAGTTCATACTCGGAGATATTCGCGAATCAGCATTTGGCGGTCCGCACGACCTGGTGATGCTGCTGTTCGGCGAGATGAATGTCTTCTCCCCTGCCGAGATTCGGGCGATTCTAGTGAAGGCCCGGAAGAGTCTCGATCCGGCCGGCGGCCAGTTGATTGCCGAGGCGCAGACGTTTGCGTCCACCTATGATTCCGGTCATGCCGATGCGAGCGAGTACGAAGCGGAATCGGGCCTGTTCTCCGATCGCCCGCATCGATGCCGCACAGTCAGTCACTGGTTCGCCGACGCCGGAGTCGCGATGCAGGAGTTCACGATCACCGATCGCGAGTCGGGAGAGGAAGAGCACTTCCGCAGCACCACGAAGGCCTGGAAGACCGAGGAATTCGAGGCGCTGTTCGCAGAAGCCGGCTTCGCACGGGCCGCGCCACGAGAGGATTGGCCAACCAACACGGATTGCTTGCAGCTCTGGCACGCTGAACTCACTTGA
- a CDS encoding DUF1015 family protein — MATLKPFPALRPDPTEAKEICAPPYDVLNSEEAREMAEGNPLSFLRVSKPEIEMDPNVDPYSPEVYEHGAANLRRMIREGHLFQDDKPCYYIYKLVMGSHAQIGLVAAASCAEYDANVVKKHELTRPDKEDDRMRHIEILGAQTGPVFLTYRAVPEIDALIDSQIANKPDYDYVADDGIAHTAWVVKDDEVIRKIEEAFQRVPALYVADGHHRSAAAARIAKEHAAKNENHNGEEPYNFFLSVTFPHDQMQILGYNRVVRDLVDMNEEEFLAKLGEVMDISDPIDSPNPTKKGEITMYLGGTWRLLTWKAGVANGEDTVSTLDTALLQANVLDPLLGVRNPRTDKRIHFVGGIRGTAELERLVDSGKHTVAFALYPVSVEDLMAIADEDGLMPPKSTWFEPKLRDAMMSHML, encoded by the coding sequence GTGGCGACGTTGAAACCATTTCCCGCTTTGCGACCCGACCCGACGGAGGCCAAAGAAATCTGCGCCCCGCCCTATGACGTGCTGAACTCCGAGGAAGCTCGCGAGATGGCCGAAGGCAATCCGCTCAGTTTCCTGCGCGTGTCCAAGCCGGAAATCGAAATGGATCCAAACGTGGATCCGTACTCGCCGGAGGTCTACGAGCATGGCGCCGCCAATCTGCGCCGCATGATTCGCGAAGGCCATCTGTTCCAGGACGACAAGCCCTGCTACTACATCTACAAGCTCGTCATGGGATCGCATGCGCAGATCGGGCTCGTGGCGGCCGCCAGTTGCGCCGAGTACGACGCCAACGTCGTGAAGAAACACGAGCTAACACGCCCCGACAAGGAAGACGATCGCATGCGCCACATCGAGATTCTCGGTGCGCAGACCGGCCCGGTTTTCCTGACCTATCGCGCCGTGCCGGAGATCGATGCCCTGATCGACAGCCAGATTGCCAACAAGCCTGACTACGATTACGTGGCCGACGATGGAATCGCGCACACCGCCTGGGTCGTGAAGGATGACGAAGTGATCCGCAAGATTGAAGAGGCCTTCCAACGCGTGCCGGCCCTTTACGTCGCCGATGGTCACCACCGCAGCGCTGCCGCCGCGCGCATCGCCAAAGAACACGCTGCGAAGAACGAGAATCACAACGGCGAAGAACCCTACAACTTCTTCCTCTCCGTCACGTTCCCGCACGACCAGATGCAGATCCTCGGCTACAACCGCGTCGTGCGCGACCTCGTGGACATGAACGAAGAAGAGTTTCTGGCGAAGCTCGGCGAGGTCATGGACATCAGCGACCCGATCGATTCGCCGAACCCGACGAAGAAGGGCGAAATAACGATGTACCTGGGCGGCACGTGGCGCCTCCTGACCTGGAAGGCTGGCGTGGCGAACGGCGAAGACACCGTCTCGACGCTCGACACGGCGCTGCTGCAGGCCAACGTTCTCGATCCGCTTCTCGGCGTGCGCAATCCGCGCACAGACAAGCGCATTCATTTCGTCGGCGGCATTCGCGGCACGGCGGAACTCGAACGCCTCGTCGATAGCGGCAAACACACCGTCGCCTTCGCGCTCTATCCCGTCAGCGTCGAAGACCTGATGGCCATCGCCGACGAAGACGGCCTGATGCCTCCCAAGTCGACGTGGTTCGAGCCCAAACTGCGGGACGCGATGATGAGCCATATGTTGTAG
- a CDS encoding nitronate monooxygenase translates to MAGFPTIIQGGMGAGVSDWRLAHAVAKLGQLGVVSGTALDQILARRLQLGDPDGRMRSAMDAFPYRHIAEAVLHKNFIPGGKSSDEPFKILPLFRVDSAPEVEATAVLAAFCEVWLAKQDAEGPVGINLLEKIQLPILSTLYGAMLAGVDYVLVGAGIPWQIPGILDTLARNEIASMRIAVEDEQPGMEAESVFDPAKLGPRRESPLKRPNFLAIVSSPTLAQALLKRATGKINGFVIEAASAGGHNAPPRAKGQFNARGEPVYGVRDGVDLERFRQFGLPFWLAGGAGSAAALRRAQEQGAQGVQIGTVFAFCQESGLLPDLRDAVLRDVQSGTIDVFTDALVSPTGFPFKVIRQKGTLTEEEVYLARERVCDLGYLRRVYRKADGSLAYRCPAQSEATFERAGGKGAETPHRACLCNALCANIGLGQIRNGKKEPPLLTAGDDLANIGNFLPQDGLAYSAAHVIETVLAG, encoded by the coding sequence ATGGCAGGATTCCCCACGATTATCCAGGGCGGCATGGGCGCTGGCGTGTCCGATTGGAGGCTTGCCCACGCAGTCGCCAAACTCGGGCAACTCGGCGTCGTTTCCGGCACTGCCCTCGACCAGATACTGGCGCGGCGACTTCAATTGGGCGACCCGGATGGCAGGATGCGCTCCGCCATGGACGCCTTTCCATACCGGCACATTGCAGAAGCCGTGCTGCACAAGAACTTCATACCGGGCGGGAAGAGTTCCGACGAACCGTTCAAAATACTGCCGCTCTTTCGTGTCGATTCGGCCCCGGAAGTCGAAGCGACCGCCGTCCTGGCAGCCTTCTGCGAAGTTTGGCTCGCCAAGCAGGACGCCGAAGGTCCCGTCGGCATCAATCTTCTTGAGAAAATCCAGTTGCCGATTCTGAGCACACTGTACGGCGCGATGCTGGCAGGCGTCGACTACGTCCTGGTCGGCGCGGGAATTCCGTGGCAGATTCCCGGAATTCTGGACACATTGGCTCGAAATGAAATCGCATCGATGCGCATCGCCGTTGAAGACGAGCAGCCTGGTATGGAGGCCGAATCGGTTTTCGATCCGGCGAAGCTCGGTCCTCGCCGTGAGTCCCCCCTGAAGCGCCCCAACTTTCTCGCGATCGTCTCCTCACCAACACTCGCGCAGGCGCTGCTCAAACGTGCAACTGGCAAGATCAATGGCTTCGTAATCGAAGCCGCCAGCGCCGGCGGGCACAACGCTCCTCCTCGTGCGAAGGGGCAGTTCAACGCGCGCGGAGAACCTGTCTATGGTGTCCGTGACGGCGTGGATCTCGAGAGATTCAGGCAGTTCGGCCTGCCGTTCTGGCTGGCCGGCGGCGCGGGCAGTGCCGCCGCTCTCCGACGCGCACAGGAACAAGGCGCCCAAGGCGTCCAGATCGGAACCGTCTTCGCCTTCTGCCAGGAATCCGGCCTGCTGCCCGACCTGCGGGACGCCGTTCTGCGGGATGTCCAAAGCGGCACCATCGATGTTTTTACGGATGCGCTCGTTTCCCCAACGGGCTTTCCCTTCAAGGTCATTCGCCAGAAAGGCACTCTGACAGAGGAAGAAGTTTACCTCGCACGCGAGCGCGTCTGCGACCTCGGCTACCTGCGCAGAGTCTATCGCAAAGCCGACGGTTCGCTTGCTTATCGCTGTCCGGCACAGAGCGAAGCCACCTTTGAGCGCGCCGGCGGCAAGGGGGCGGAAACGCCCCACCGAGCCTGCCTGTGCAATGCGCTCTGCGCCAACATCGGCCTCGGGCAAATCCGAAATGGAAAGAAGGAGCCGCCCCTTCTGACGGCTGGCGACGATCTTGCCAACATTGGGAACTTCCTGCCGCAGGATGGGCTTGCCTACTCCGCGGCGCACGTCATCGAAACAGTTCTGGCAGGCTAG